From the genome of Vulpes lagopus strain Blue_001 chromosome 2, ASM1834538v1, whole genome shotgun sequence, one region includes:
- the LOC121478526 gene encoding NUT family member 2G-like — protein MRASPHNEPTNGRREPLGAGPGPRSPSPGRVRVRVRMRAGRGTCGARPEVPAGEAKPEGRGASGAAPGLLRPALLVAGEGSPRGHHVLDVPSVTVLRTRPSAPEPEASRVDSAAQRPPRVLLQVPCTRRAPAPEPRGSTEALCWRRIQTRSTRRGPPASTEAASGPRLCTRQGPLCGCSGAVHLPGSPVRLLPDCAPGSPVRLFPGCAPARVPGAAGPRLCTRQGPLCGCSGAVHLPGSPVRLLPDCAPAFPVLRPHVATDMGAFASPFPSQPFPAPPHGIPHQSSWALPPPPLLNRPFPPSGPLELPSFPSIPLVAGDAGHGPGGPGTCNVIVQVGSEQGSLEPLQTQNIVLTQAPPTWNSAGALCGGAACPTPVFLAASVMVPGVPASAFGGSQVGQGISAPGPLAAALPPAAPLSALEHFVNTGPPPPGAGREGSGASNPSAVSPKDSCNPRSVYENFRRWQRFKSLARRHLPQSPDAEALSCFLIPVLRTLARLKPAMTLEEGVWRAVQEWQSKSNFDRLIYYEMAGKFMEFEVEEEMRIQKLQWVKVAQGLPPSAPPKPELRGPPAPGTAPQPACIPRKAGSRAKPSRRQPHRPRRPRDNKAPKEIPPEAVREYMDIMDRLLGTALSAPGGPVAERDEDRKEPQWDEDPGLLSYIDQLCSQEDFITKVEAVIHPTFLAELLSSETQLDLQALAEKLEREEGLSLAELVEKRLVALKVEAGVRTPPHHCTAGWGSGPECEAGAQLGAGDGACAPETAGQEPQRQSRAHTHLSRPRAFAGSPGRPEPPAPWAARPPSPPQGQRCASLGPGSRGAPVLREAPPSRDPGGAMVGSSEDEELPSLAFLLALQHSLLPWEFSQSPTPDRHLPNPARRRTPSPQRRGLGPAAPLAPKSWKRALWGGPDPAGKTSLPGAHLRGSGHSAKAKAKAVGPLHPSQPPKRRCDPFPMGSRRKRHCSQ, from the exons ATGCGCGCCTCCCCCCACAACGAACCGACTAACGGACGCCGGGAGCCGTTGGGGGCGGGTCCAGGGCCCAGGAGCCCGTCCCCGGggcgcgtgcgcgtgcgcgtgcgcaTGCGGGCAGGCCGGGGCACGTGCGGGGCGCGCCCAGAAGTCCCTGCGGGAGAGGCCAAGCCGGAGGGTCGGGGCGCCTCGGGGGCGGCGCCGGGACTCCTGCGCCCCGCACTCCTTGTGGCCGGGGAAGGGAGCCCTCGCGGTCACCACGTCCTAGACGTGCCCTCTGTAACCGTCCTGAGGACGCGGCCAAGTGCCCCTGAGCCCGAGGCCTCGCGTGTGGACAGTGCGGCTCAGCGGCCGCCCCGCGTCCTGCTGCAGGTGCCCTGcacccgccgcgcccccgcccccgagccccgaGGTTCCACGGAGGCCCTGTGCTGGCGGAGGATCCAGACCCGGAGCACTCGCAGGGGTCCTCCCGCCTCCACCGAGGCAGCCT CTGGTCCTCGGCTGTGCACCCGCCAGGGTCCCCTGTGCGGCTGTTCCGGGGCTGTGCACCTGCCGGGGTCCCCGGTGCGGCTGCTCCCGGACTGTGCACCTG GGTCCCCTGTGCGGCTGTTCCCGGGCTGTGCACCTGCCAGGGTCCCCGGTGCAGCTGGTCCTCGGCTGTGCACCCGCCAGGGTCCCCTGTGCGGCTGTTCCGGGGCTGTGCACCTGCCGGGGTCCCCGGTGCGGCTGCTCCCGGACTGTGCACCTG CGTTTCCAGTGCTGCGGCCCCACGTGGCCACGGACATGGGCGCCTTTGCGTCTCCTTTCCCATCCCAGCCGTTTCCCGCACCCCCTCACGGCATACCCCACCAGTCCTCCTGGgcgctgcccccgccgcccctcctgAACCGGCCCTTCCCCCCCAGTGGCCCCCTGGAGCTGCCATCCTTCCCCAGCATCCCGCTGGTGGCAGGAGACGCTGGCCACGGCCCTGGGGGCCCCGGGACCTGCAACGTCATTGTGCAGGTCGGGTCAGAACAGGGGTCATTGGAGCCCCTCCAGACTCAGAACATCGTCCTGACCCAGGCCCCCCCCACCTGGAACTCGGCGGGGGCACTCTGTGGGGGCGCTGCGTGTCCCACACCCGTGTTCTTGGCGGCCTCTGTGATGGTACCCGGCGTACCCGCCTCGGCCTTTGGGGGCTCCCAGGTCGGCCAGGGAATCTCAGCCCCAGGCCCTCTGGCTGCGGCTCTGCCACCAGCGGCCCCGCTAAGCGCCCTGGAGCACTTCGTAAACACCGGGCCGCCGCCCCCCGGGGCTGGCAGGGAGGGCAGCGGAGCCAGCAACCCGAGCGCTGTGTCGCCCAAGGACTCCTGTAACCCCAGGAGCGTTTATGAGAACTTCAGGCGCTGGCAGCGCTTCAAGTCCCTGGCCCGCAGGCACCTGCCACAGAGTCCCGACGCCGAAGCTCTGTCCTGCTTTCTCAT CCCGGTGCTGCGGACCCTGGCCCGCCTGAAGCCCGCGATGACGCTGGAGGAGGGCGTGTGGCGGGCCGTGCAGGAGTGGCAGAGCAAAAGCAACTTCGACCGGCTTATCTACTACGAGATGGCGGGAAA GTTCATGGAGTTtgaggtggaggaggagatgCGGATTCAGAAGTTGCAGTGGGTGAAGGTGGCCCAGGGCCTGCCTCCTTCAGCCCCCCCGAAGCCTGAACTGCGGGGGCCCCCGGCCCCAGGGACGGCCCCACAGCCAG CGTGCATTCCCAGGAAGGCGGGTTCCAGGGCCAAGCCATCCCGCCGGCAGCCACACAGACCCCGGCGGCCCCGAGACAACAAGGCGCCCAAGGAGATCCCCCCTGAGGCCGTGAGAGAGTACATGGACATCATGGACAGGCTGCTGGGGACTGCCCTCTCTGCCCCGGGGGGCCCAGTGGCTGAACGGGATGAGGACAGAAAGGAGCCACAGTGGGACGAGGACCCGGGTCTCCTGAGCTACATTGACCAGCTGTGTTCCCAGGAAGACTTCATCACCAAG GTGGAGGCAGTCATCCACCCTACGTTCCTGGCGGAATTGCTTTCCTCGGAAACTCAGCTGGACCTTCAGGCCCTCGCTGAGAAACTGGAACGGGAGGAAGGATTGAGCCTTGCAGAG CTGGTGGAGAAAAGACTGGTGGCCTTGAAGGTGGAGGCTGGCGTGCGGACCCCCCCGCATCACTGCACAGCCGGGTGGGGCTCCGGTCCTGAGTGTGAGGCGGGTGCCCAGCTGGGGGCGGGCGACGGAGCCTGCGCCCCGGAGACGGCCGGCCAGGAACCCCAGAGGCAAAGCCGCGCGCACACGCACCTGTCGAGGCCCAGAGCCTTTGCTGGCTCCCCGGGACGACCAGAGCCCCCTGCGCCGTGGGCCGCacggcccccctcccctccccagggtcAGAGGTGCGCCTCCCTTGGCCCCGGCTCCCGGGGAGCCCCCGTTCTCAGGGAGGCCCCTCCCtcccgggaccctgggggggCCATGGTCGGCTCCAGTGAGGACGAGGAGCTGCCCAGCCTGGCCTTCCTCCTGGCCTTGCAGCAcagcctgctgccctgggagtTCTCCCAGAGTCCCACGCCCGACCGCCACCTCCCCAACCCCGCACGGCGGAGGACCCCGTCTCCCCAGAGGAGAGGTCTGGGCCCCGCCGCTCCCCTGGCCCCCAAGTCCTGGAAGCGGGCTCTGTGGGGGGGCCCAGACCCTGCAGGGAAGACGTCCCTCCCTGGGGCCCACCTCAGGGGCTCTGGGCATTcggccaaggccaaggccaaggccgTGGGGCCGCTTCACCCCTCACAGCCTCCAAAGAGAAGGTGTGACCCCTTTCCGATGGGGAGCAGGAGGAAGCGCCACTGCAGCCAgtag